The following DNA comes from Solanum stenotomum isolate F172 chromosome 11, ASM1918654v1, whole genome shotgun sequence.
TACATTGATGAGAATGTGGGATTAGAATCAGCAGCATATTCTTATTCCCTACATAATATGTTTGGTTCAAACAAGTCTTCAAATCAAAAAAGGTTTGATTGAACCAATGGGAGGGGAAGAGAAATGGGGGAAGGAGACCTGTTAAATTTACTTAAAAAGAAGGATTTATCATTGCCACATCCTTTTTGGCATGACAAGAGCGAGTGGATGAGAATTGAGAtttacttctttctttttgtccAATTCTGGAGGTGTTTCTCCTCTCTTTGCTTAATTACTTCATAACCATACTAAGAAATTGATCCGAGTTTTCCCCAGCCCCAAATGATCAATCAAATGGATAAACTAAGACAAAAGGACTAATCAGATGCAAGTGTAGCAAAGGGAAAGAATCCCAAGTGTTGAATCCCACAGAGCATAAGCACAAATAACTTCTAATAGGATTATCACCCTACTTCCTAAAACTAAACAAGAAACAAAGATGGATTGAGAACttaaataaaaacaaactaAACAGTAGATTAAATGGATTAACGTATGAAGCAAAAGGCAATCTGGTTAAATTGGGGAGTGTTTACTACAGAGAAAAGAGCAGTCAGGATCTGGGCGAAGGATTTGAGGGCTCAATCTTTAAGCTTGCAGCACCAGTGGCTTTGGAGATTCATCATGGAAGATGGGGCTTTGTTGAAGGAAGTTATTGTTATGACATATGAGCTTCTCAATCCCTAAATTGCCAAGCAATCACAGTTTTCTAGTATTTTTGGCATCTGGAAACATTTGAGAGCATAATTGAACTCTTTTTGGCATAACACTTCTGAAGCTGTTGGCAATGGCATAAAAGCGAGTTTTTTGGATAGACACATGGCCTGGTCAATCACCTCAAAAGGAGCAATATCCACTCTTTTCACTGTGGCGCAAGACTATGAAGCCAGAATTTCAAATTACAGATCAGACCACggatgaaaaatcattttttggcGGCATATAACTGATTGAGAAATAGTCTCTGGACAATAATTTCCAATGCCCCTCCTTCAACCTTCCTTTTCTTCCACAAAATCATAATGTCagttatttttttgataaagaatCAAAAAATAACTGACATTAAGGTGGAAAGTTCTGAATTATTCCTTCCATTCTATTTCCTGATGCTTCTGATTTTGTGGCCTCACATGCTATATTTAGATAATCTTTCATTTCTCAACCTGTCTTTTCAAGTATAGGTGTGGCTAATTGCCATTCATTTGAATCATTTGAgaaaaactgaaaatgaaagaaagtgaTTATGACTGTAGTTCTGGACCGTGAAGTGAGTTAATCATTCTATTGAGGGGaatataaaagagaaaaggaaaaagaaaaaaaaagaagggcaGAGAAAGAGGCAATATTAGCAGTGTGAAGCAAGGGAGAGTATTGCTGCAGTTAATCTGTTGAGCCTAACTGGTCTAATGAACCTAATGAtgccttttcccttttaaagaACAATTGATATCAGGGGGTACCTTTACATGGAGAAAAGGAGACAGGCAAGACGTAGCAGCAAAACTGGATAGGTTCCTATTCTCATAAGAATGGGAAGTATCCTTCAAGAAAATCAAGCAAACTATTATGCCTAGAATCACTTCTGATCACAATCTGCTGCTACTAGAATGTGGAAACTGGGAAAGGTCATTATCCTATTTTAAATTCGAAAATTGGTGGTTGCAAACTGAGAAATTCAATGCAAGAGTTAAGGGGTGGTGGGATTCTGAATCTTATACAGGAAGATCATATTACATTCTAGCTTGCAAGTTGAAAGCCCTCAAAGTGAAGTTGAAAGAATGGAGCAGAACTGTTCAAGGCAACCTAGGTCTACAGAaacaaaacattttaaaccaaCTTTCTGATTTTGATGTGATCCAGGATCAAAGATGCTTATCTGATGATGAGTCTTTTCTAAGAGCTGTTCTAACAGTAGAATTGGAGGACGTGGCAAAAAGAGAGGAAGTGGCATGGAGGCAAAGATCCAGGGCTGTATGATTGAAAGAGGGGGATAAAAACACAAGTTTTTTCACAAAACAGCAAATTGTCGCAAAGATACAACAACATTGATAGTCTTTTGATCAATGGGACTACTGTATCTGAGCCAGCAGTGATCAGGGAGGAGATCATAGGTTTTTCCCAAAACCTTTATAGAAAGAATGAGCACTGGAGACCTCAGTTCAACCCCAAAGATCAAGCTATGTTGAATGAGGAAGATAGCTTATTGTTGCAAAGTCAATTTGGAGAGAAGGAGATCAAAGAATGTGTTTGCTTGTGCAGGAGATAAGGCCCCTGGCCCAGATGGTTTTACTATGGCATTTTTCATACATTGTTGGGAGGTGGTGAAGACAAATGTAATAGCAGCCATTCAGAATTTCCATGGTCAAGGTTACTTTGAAAAAAGGCTTAAATGCTACTTTCATAGCTTTGATCCCTAAAAAGATGGGTGCATCAAAATTTAAGGATTTTATGCTCATTAGTCTGATTGGCAGCATCTATAAAATCATATCCAAGATCCTAACAGAAAGGCTTAAGAAAGTGATGTTTAAGTTGGTGGATAAACATCAACTAGCTTTCATTAAGGGTAGGCAGATCATGGATGCCATTCTTATTGCCAGTGAATGTGTGGATGTGAGGAACTTAACAAAGTCCTTGGGATCCTATGTAAGTTGGATATAGAAAAGGCTTTTGATCATCTCAACTGGAACTTTCTCTGGAACACACTTGAGAGGATGGGTTTTGGAAATAGGTGGATAAAATGGTTAAAATACTCTGTGTTCTCAGTATTAATTAATGGTACCCCTTTTGGGAGAGATCCtcttctccctttcctttttatACTTGCTATGGGAGGATTGAGTGATATGTTGAAAGCAGCACAATCAAACAATAAGATCAAGGGCTTTTCTGGGATTAAATATCTCCCACTACTTACAGTATGCATGCAGATGACACTTTAGTGTTCTGTGGTGCAGAGAAAGAGCAGCTAAAGCATCTAAGGGCCATTTTTATTCTGTTCGAAGCTATTTCCGGATTACACATAAAATGGGGTAAAAGTTTTGTCTACCCAGTGAATGAAGTTCCAGATATCAATAGTCTAGCTAGTATCCTAGGAGGTAAAGTAGGAGAACTACCTACAACCTATCTAGGGATGCCTCTGGGAGCAAAAAGTAAATCCAAGAATATATGGAATGCAGTGGTGGAAAAATGTGAAAAGAAGCTGGCAAATCGGAGAAGCCAATACTTATCTTTGGGTGGAAGATTGACTTTAATCAATAGTGTGCTTGATGCTATGCCAACTTACATGATGTCATTATTTCCTTTGCCAGGGTGTGTCTTAAAGAAGTTAGACTCCATCCGGAGGAACATTTTATGGCAAGGAAATGGAGAGGGGGGAAAAGAAGCATCACTTGGTGAAATGGGATGCTgtcatcaacaacaaaaaatgagGAGGAATGGGTATAAAGCACCTCAAAGTACAGAACGAGAGTCTTCTCTTGAAGTGGCTATGGAGGTTTGTCTCTGGAGAACAGAGTTTGTGGAAAGAAGTTGTAGCTTCCAGATATACAATGAAAGACCTATGGATTACTAAGGAAGCTACAAGCCCTTATGGGGTAGGTTTATGGAAAACAATCAGGATTTAGTGGCCTAAAATATGGAGAAATTCAACGATTCAAATAGGAAACGGAAGGAGGGCATCATTCTGGAATGATATGTGGGTTGATCAATACCCCTTGAAACAGTTGTACCCTGTAATCTACTATCTGAACCAACAGAAGGAGGCAACAATAGCAGATGTCAGGGCCAATCAAGGATGAAACCTCTCTTTCAGGAGAAGGTTGAATGACTGGGAAATAGACAACCTCACAGATTTCTTCAATTCTTTAGAGCATACCAATAACCTTGACACAAATGAAGACAGTCTACAATGGCTGAGAGCCAAAAATGGGAAATTCACAGTAAAATCAGCTTACAAACCCCTTGAGGTCAGTTGCAATGCTCTTATCATGGCCTTGGAAGATGATATGGAAGGTAAAGATACCCCACAAGGTGGCTTGTTTCACCTGGTTGGTAGCCAGGAAAGCAGTACTAACTCAGGACAATCTAATGAAAAGGGGAAGGGAATTATGTTCCAGGTGCTTTTTTTGTGAAAGAGAAACAGAGACAACAAACCATCTCTTCATTCGCTGTAGAGTGACACTGAAATTGTGGCATGCATTTTTTACCTTGAGGGGTATCAGTTGGTCCATGCCAAGGCATACATCAGAAGCCCTAACAGGATGGAATAGAGAAGGAAACATGTCAGGCCATaaggagagatggaagattgtccttgcttgcatctggtggacaatatggaaagaaaggaacCAGAGATGTTTTGAAAACAAGAGCATCCCTTTCTGCTTGAAACTGAATTGCCTTgtaaacttttatttttggtgcaACTATGTACTCCCCAGAAAGGTGGAGGATATTACTCACTTTTTAGATAGTTTAGGAGTAAAGGTGATAGATATATTTGGTTTTGCTAACTTTAACTCCTGATGTAATTACTACTGAAATACACTATTGGTGTGTTTTGTCTATAAAATGTtgaactttctcaaaaaaaacaACTGATATCATGACACCTGTAATATATTGCTTTCTCTTGGTGTAGGATGTTCACACAGAACTTATACAATACAGGAGGGCCCAGATGATTAAACAAGGAATTATCAGTGAAGAACTTAATGTTGACTCACATGCTCGGAAGAGAAATGGATCGTGCCCACTCATGCCAGAAGAGGTACtttttgaattttctctttAGATCTTCATCAAAAGTTTATTCATCTGGCTCAAAGTAAAGTTTTTATAAGTAGCTttatacaatatattatattttaagcTACCTTTTGATGCAGAGACTTTTTAGATAGCATCCATGCAGTgcacattttttcttctttttttgctaATTAGTGCATTTTGTTACCATCTCATAGTTTAATCTCCAGTTCAAACTTCTTTAAATACAGTATAGGGGTCTTCATGTTCCTAGATTTACTTTATGCTCTAGATTCTTTTCTCACAACTAGGAAGAGATTTTGCGAGTTCCTTATTTGCTTGCCAATTGATGCAGAGATGAGATATTAAGGCACTGTAAAGATCAAAACAGTTTTTTTTCGGTAAAATAAGAAGTATTAttcatgtaaaaataataaacaacatATAGATAATGCTCTTACAGGTTACATTCAAAAAAGAGAGTAAAGACTTTACAAAAAGTGTGTTAGTTTAGCCAATGAATTTGCTGCTAATAGTTTAAGATGTCGGGACATCCACCTGCTAGCTATCTTCTATATCGTGGAATAAATCAAGATTGCCTTAGGCTGAGACATTAATAGCTTGTTTCTGGAGATATTTTCTCAGAGGAGCTGCTGATAATTCAAACCCTCTTTGTTGTTCATTGATTGAGCTTGGGAAGGTTGATGCAAATGCTATATTATAATCCCAGGCTCTTTCGTTCACAGAATCGCATGTTCTGTTctttctcaaaagaaaaaagagagttaAATACCTCAAAACCCTGTTAATTATTCACATTTTGTTAGTTTAATACTTAAACCATCGGATGTTGCTGTTACCCCTAGAACTATAACATTTCCTATGTAAAACCTCCCTGCAGTCgttctattttttaattcttcatACATTTTTGCAAATTTAGGTTGGCCTTCTGCTTCGAGCCATGGGTTATCCACCTAGGACAAGAATATTCCTATCAGGTTCTGAAACCTTTGGCGGACAACGGGTTATGATTCCTTTACGCGCCATGTACACCAATTTAGTTGATCGTACTTCTTTGTGCAGCAAAACAGAGCTAGCCAATTTAGTTGGCCCTGAAACCCCCCTTATTCCTGATCCTGATCAGCTTTTACCAGTAAAAAGTTCAAATCAACTAAAATCAGAATGGGACAAGTCTGGGCCCCGCCCAAGGCCTCTACCACCTCCTCCTGATCGACCTATTTATCGACATGAAAAAGAAGGCTGGTATGGGTGGGTTGCAGAGAAAGATAAGGAACCAGAACCTTCTCTCAATGATCAGAGGGAGCAAGCACACCGACTGCTATGGGATGCTCTTGATTACATAGTCTCGGTAGACGCTGAAGTTTTTTTCCCTGGTTTTGACAATGATGGAAGTGGGCCTGATTTTGCTAGCTTGGTGATGGGACACCGACTTTATGAGATGGCATCTGCAAGAACATTTCGGCCAAACAGgtaaaactaacaacactccTGGTCCTTTCTTTGTTTGGTGTttactatttctttttatttaccATCACTTTCTAAAATGTATCTTGTATATGCAGGAAATATCTTGCAGAGCTCTTTAATACTACCGTCGATCATCTTTACTATCCACCTCGTAATTGGACTTTTGCTGTCAGAGAACATCTCAACAAAAGCCTGGCAGAAGAGGGCCTTTTGAAGGAATCTAATCTATCAAAAACAAAGTTTTTCCTCTCTCACCCTATTCCAGAATGCTCATGTTCAACTGTCAAGGCTACTGATATTGTGCATTCAGGAAAGAACAACAATCTCCATCTGTTGTTTGAAGGGCAGGATGAGTGCCCCAAATGGATGCAACAACTAAGGACTCAAGAGACTAATGCTGATGAAGTTGATTCTCAAGAAGATGAGACTGATTTAAACGGGCAGTCAGAATCGGAAGGATACACTGGAACTGATGCAATTCCATCCCTGGAACAGGATGAGGAAATGGATCCTGATGATTAGGATTAGATGTACATATCTtgccttcattttcttgttcatTTCCCTCTATGCCACCGACGTCAAGCCTCACTCTGGATTAATCTTTTCTAAGAGAGTAAAAAACTTACAGCAGCAGCATGCTGCTTTTGGAATGTCTGGAAGCATTCCCAATTTTTTTGGGGCCAAATTAACTGCAAGCACAGTTCTTCAAATGTGCTTTAGAAGAATCCGTGCAGTCTGCTTAGAGTTCATTGCTTGGCATCTGGACTCCATTGGTCTCTTCCATAGAACTCTCCCTCTTTCTCTCCTTCAAGCAGGACAAGTTTTCTCATATTCTACAGGTATACAGCATACAAAAGATGTCTAAATTTCTAGTACTTTGCGACTGCACAAAGCAAAAGTGACACTGTGAAGCCATATATAGTTAACAACGATTCTTTGATTTTCATTTCACATCTTAAATGTTTTTAAAGTAGATGTTCGAACCTTTTGGCTATTGAGTAGTTTCGAATGCAACTAGCTTTACAGTATATTGAAATTGTCTCTAGAGGAGTAAAGACCTAGTAGGAAATGTAGTAGTGGAGGACCTGCAGAATAATGGTGCCTATACCATAAGCTGAAGTTTCTTGAAGCTACTCACATGGTGCAAGTCCGTTGGCCTTGTTCAAGCTCCAAAAGTTATATGGCTAAACAATACATACCGCCTACGGGGATACAACAATTACTTCTCAAAATGGTGCTGAGACTTGTTGGCTGCCGCCTAGAATTTGCAGAGCCAGCTGTGGTGTATTCATGTTGGGACTATATTTCTTAGTGATTTTCTTTTCGGAAATTGTAAGCATGGCGATCACGATTATAGTAAAATAGTATTTACTATTAGGGGTtgcatgaccgggttggtttgggtttttcaaatatcaaaccaaaccagttgtgtaaaaattttaaatttataaaccaaaccaaactaataaaattcggattttttcgggtttttcaacctcgggttggttcgggtttttcaaatatcaaaccaaaccattgtgttgaatttttaaatttataaatcaaaccaaactaataaacctggattttttcggtaaagtttgcatacaaacatataattaacttgtgctccaaatatttctttagtccagccaaaatataattatctaaggtgtttcttaagaaaatcacacaaaatatgagatgagtactgatgacactaaaatattcaataaaaaataataatgaaatcatcatataaaataaatattgcaaagtcataatgaaaatgatcacaatttaaaagtactaaatcatgctaaaataagtaaatattaGTTACactactaaatatttaaggaaaattaaaattagattatatattttaattgtctaaaccaatgtaaaactaaagaacaaatattcaatattattgtcattcttggtgttgaattaattttctttttgcattagtattaatttgatttgatttcgatttaagttttattataattatcaatatctataaactataatctttattggaccattccgaattctaagttttaaacttgaaataatatattaaaagataaaaaactatgaaatagtataagaaatat
Coding sequences within:
- the LOC125843838 gene encoding protein EMBRYO SAC DEVELOPMENT ARREST 30; translation: MKSKIKWAALGGLVLSFASLIVHLFLAKSTVDLVQYTAITVFTEDLTPTLATRKGPAFRKLWGNVKSLEPLHPYPNPRSTYPVSVEQNNGFIYAKISGSFEKIRNSIVDLVAISRLLNATLVIPEIQESARSKGISSNFKSFSYLYNEDQFIAALANDVTIVKSLPPILREARRRKEYQIFKPKSSASLRFYTSEVLPRLKKAKVIGLILTDGGCLQSALPSSMVEYQRLRCRVSFHALQFRPEIEALGKLMVERLRASGQSYLAYHPGLKRDALAYHGCAEIFQDVHTELIQYRRAQMIKQGIISEELNVDSHARKRNGSCPLMPEEVGLLLRAMGYPPRTRIFLSGSETFGGQRVMIPLRAMYTNLVDRTSLCSKTELANLVGPETPLIPDPDQLLPVKSSNQLKSEWDKSGPRPRPLPPPPDRPIYRHEKEGWYGWVAEKDKEPEPSLNDQREQAHRLLWDALDYIVSVDAEVFFPGFDNDGSGPDFASLVMGHRLYEMASARTFRPNRKYLAELFNTTVDHLYYPPRNWTFAVREHLNKSLAEEGLLKESNLSKTKFFLSHPIPECSCSTVKATDIVHSGKNNNLHLLFEGQDECPKWMQQLRTQETNADEVDSQEDETDLNGQSESEGYTGTDAIPSLEQDEEMDPDD